One genomic region from Calypte anna isolate BGI_N300 chromosome 8, bCalAnn1_v1.p, whole genome shotgun sequence encodes:
- the DDR2 gene encoding discoidin domain-containing receptor 2 isoform X1, protein MLATPSPALLLLPPLLLLILQAARAQVNPAVCRYPLGMSGGHIPDEDISASSQWSDSTAAKYGRLDSEGGDGAWCPKIPVEPDDLKEFLQIDLQGLHFITLVGTQGRHAGGHGNEFAPMYKINYSRDGTRWISWRNRHGKQLLDGNTNPYDIVLKDLEPPLIARFIRFIPVTDHSMNVCLRVELYGCVWLDGLVSYNAPAGQQLVLPGGTVIYLNDSVYDGAFGYSMTEGLGQLTDGVSGLDDFTQTHEYHVWPGYDYVGWRNESTAGGYVEITFEFDRIRNFTAMKVHCNNMFAKGVKIFKEVQCYFRSDTSEWEPSAISSVLVLDDVNPSARFVTVPLLHRMANAIKCQYYFADAWMMFSEITFQSDAAMYNNSVAPPEAPVVPTTYDPTLKVDDSNTRILIGCLVAIIFILVAIIVIILWRQFWQKMLEKASRRMLDDEMTVSLSLPSESSMFNHNHSSSSSEQESSSTYDRIFPLGRDYQEPSRLIRKLPEFAPVEEDTGCSVPVKPFQASVPEGVPHYAEADIVNLQGVTGGNTYSVPALTMDLLSGKDVAVEEFPRKLLTFKEKLGEGQFGEVHLCEVEGIEKFTGKDFALEGLDASSNHPVLVAVKMLRADANKNARNDFLKEIKIMSRLKDPNIIRLLAVCITDDPLCMITEYMENGDLNQFLSRQQAGSTPGSPTPTVSLPLSLPPGSYSDLRFMATQIASGMKYLSSLNFVHRDLATRNCLVGKQFTIKIADFGMSRNLYSGDYYRIQGRAVLPIRWMSWESILLGKFTTASDVWAFGVTLWETFTLCREQPYSQLSDEQVIENTGEFFRDQGRQTYLPQPALCPDSVYKLMLSCWRRDTKDRPSFQDIHRLLQESASEE, encoded by the exons ATGCTggccacccccagcccagccctgctgctgctgccaccactgctgctcctcatcctGCAGGCTGCAAGAGCCCAGGTCAACCCAG CCGTGTGCCGGTATCCCTTGGGAATGTCCGGCGGGCACATCCCTGATGAGGACATCTCAGCCTCCAGCCAGTGGTCTGACTCTACAGCTGCCAAGTATGGACG GCTGGACTCAGAGGGTGGTGACGGTGCCTGGTGCCCCAAGATCCCGGTGGAACCCGATGACCTGAAGGAATTCCTGCAGATCGACCTCCAAGGACTCCACTTCATCACCCTGGTGGGCACCCAGGGCCGCCACGCCGGGGGCCACGGCAACGAGTTTGCCCCCATGTATAAGATCAACTACAGCCGGGATGGCACCCGCTGGATCTCCTGGAGGAACCGGCACGGGAAGCAG ctgctggatggaaACACCAACCCCTACGACATCGTCCTGAAGGACCTGGAGCCCCCCCTCATCGCCCGCTTCATCCGCTTCATCCCTGTCACCGACCACTCCATGAACGTCTGTCTGCGTGTGGAGTTGTATGGCTGTGTCTGGCTGG ATGGGTTGGTGTCCTACAACGCTCCAGCCGGGCAGCAGCTCGTCCTTCCCGGGGGCACTGTCATCTACCTGAATGACTCTGTGTATGATGGGGCTTTTGGGTACAG CATGACCGAGGGCCTGGGCCAGCTGACAGATGGTGTGTCAGGGCTGGATGACTTCACCCAGACCCACGAGTACCACGTCTGGCCGGGCTATGACTACGTGGGCTGGCGCAACGAGAGCACAGCCGGGGGCTACGTGGAGATCACCTTTGAGTTCGACCGCATCAGGAACTTCACTGCCATGAAG GTCCACTGCAACAACATGTTTGCCAAAGGGGTGAAGATCTTCAAGGAGGTGCAGTGCTACTTCCGCTCCGACACCAGCGAATGGGAGCCCAGTGCCATCTCCTCCGTGCTGGTGCTGGATGATGTCAACCCCAGTGCCCGTTTTGTCACCGTGCCCCTGCTCCACCGCATGGCCAATGCCATCAAGTGCCAGTACTATTTTGCTGATGCCTGGATGATGTTCAGTGAGATCACCTTCCAGTCCG ATGCAGCCATGTACAACAACTCAGTGGCCCCCCCTGAGGCACCCGTGGTCCCCACCACTTATG ACCCCACACTCAAAGTTGACGACAGCAACACGCGCATCCTGATTGGGTGCCTGGTGGCAATCATCTTCATCCTGGTGGCCATCATTGTCATCATTCTCTGGAGGCAGTTCTGGCAGAAGATGCTGGAGAAG GCATCACGGAGGATGCTCGATGATGAAATGACTgtcagcctctccctgcccagcgAATCCAGCATGTTCAACCACAaccattcctcctcctccagcgAGCAGGAATCCAGCTCCACCTACGACCGGATTTTTCCCTTGGGACGTGACTACCAGGAGCCTTCCCGCCTGATCCGCAAGCTGCCGGAATTCGCCCCGGTGGAGGAGGACACAG gctgcagtgtCCCTGTGAAGCCATTCCAGGCCAGTGTCCCCGAGGGTGTCCCCCACTACGCCGAGGCCGACATCGTCAACCTGCAGGGTGTGACGGGTGGCAACACCTACTCAGTGCCAGCCCTCACCATGGACCTGCTCTCTGGCAAAGATGTAGCTGTGGAGGAATTCCCCAGGAAGCTGCTGACCTTCAAGGAGAAGCTGGGGGAAGGCCAGTTTGGAGAG GTTCACCTCTGTGAAGTCGAGGGGATAGAGAAGTTCACGGGCAAGGACTTTGCCCTGGAGGGCTTGGATGCCAGCTCCAACcaccctgtgctggtggctgtgaaGATGCTGCGAGCAGATGCCAACAAGAATGCCAG GAAtgattttctgaaggaaatcaAGATCATGTCGAGGCTGAAGGACCCCAACATCATCCGGCTGCTGGCAGTGTGCATCACGGATGATCCCCTGTGCATGATCACCGAGTACATGGAGAACGGAGACCTCAACCAGTTCCTGTCCCgccagcaggcaggcagcacccCTGGTAGCCCCACACCCACCGTCAG TCTTCCCTTGTCCCTCCCCCCCGGCAGCTACAGTGACCTGAGGTTCATGGCCACCCAGATTGCCTCTGGCATGAAGTACCTCTCCTCCCTCAACTTTGTGCACCGAGACCTGGCCACACGCAACTGCCTGGTGGGGAAGCAGTTCACCATCAAGATAGCTGATTTTGGGATGAGCAGGAACCTCTACAGCGGGGATTACTACCGCATCCAGGGGAGGGCGGTGCTTCCCATCCGCTGGATGTCCTGGGAGAGCATCCTGCTG GGCAAGTTCACGACTGCCAGCGACGTGTGGGCATTTGGTGTGACACTGTGGGAGACCTTCAccctctgcagggagcagccctaCTCCCAGCTCTCTGATGAGCAGGTCATCGAAAACACCGGGGAGTTTTTCCGGGACCAGGGCCGGCAG acctACCTTCCCCAGCCTGCACTTTGCCCTGACTCAGTCTATAAGCTAATGCTCAGCTGCTGGAGACGGGACACTAAAGACCGTCCCTCCTTCCAGGACATCCATCGCCTTCTCCAGGAATCAGCCAGTGAAGAATGA
- the DDR2 gene encoding discoidin domain-containing receptor 2 isoform X3, with translation MLATPSPALLLLPPLLLLILQAARAQVNPAVCRYPLGMSGGHIPDEDISASSQWSDSTAAKYGRLDSEGGDGAWCPKIPVEPDDLKEFLQIDLQGLHFITLVGTQGRHAGGHGNEFAPMYKINYSRDGTRWISWRNRHGKQLLDGNTNPYDIVLKDLEPPLIARFIRFIPVTDHSMNVCLRVELYGCVWLDGLVSYNAPAGQQLVLPGGTVIYLNDSVYDGAFGYSMTEGLGQLTDGVSGLDDFTQTHEYHVWPGYDYVGWRNESTAGGYVEITFEFDRIRNFTAMKVHCNNMFAKGVKIFKEVQCYFRSDTSEWEPSAISSVLVLDDVNPSARFVTVPLLHRMANAIKCQYYFADAWMMFSEITFQSDAAMYNNSVAPPEAPVVPTTYDPTLKVDDSNTRILIGCLVAIIFILVAIIVIILWRQFWQKMLEKASRRMLDDEMTVSLSLPSESSMFNHNHSSSSSEQESSSTYDRIFPLGRDYQEPSRLIRKLPEFAPVEEDTGCSVPVKPFQASVPEGVPHYAEADIVNLQGVTGGNTYSVPALTMDLLSGKDVAVEEFPRKLLTFKEKLGEGQFGEVHLCEVEGIEKFTGKDFALEGLDASSNHPVLVAVKMLRADANKNARNDFLKEIKIMSRLKDPNIIRLLAVCITDDPLCMITEYMENGDLNQFLSRQQAGSTPGSPTPTVSLPLSLPPGSYSDLRFMATQIASGMKYLSSLNFVHRDLATRNCLVGKQFTIKIADFGMSRNLYSGDYYRIQGRAVLPIRWMSWESILLGKFTTASDVWAFGVTLWETFTLCREQPYSQLSDEQVIENTGEFFRDQGRQDIHRLLQESASEE, from the exons ATGCTggccacccccagcccagccctgctgctgctgccaccactgctgctcctcatcctGCAGGCTGCAAGAGCCCAGGTCAACCCAG CCGTGTGCCGGTATCCCTTGGGAATGTCCGGCGGGCACATCCCTGATGAGGACATCTCAGCCTCCAGCCAGTGGTCTGACTCTACAGCTGCCAAGTATGGACG GCTGGACTCAGAGGGTGGTGACGGTGCCTGGTGCCCCAAGATCCCGGTGGAACCCGATGACCTGAAGGAATTCCTGCAGATCGACCTCCAAGGACTCCACTTCATCACCCTGGTGGGCACCCAGGGCCGCCACGCCGGGGGCCACGGCAACGAGTTTGCCCCCATGTATAAGATCAACTACAGCCGGGATGGCACCCGCTGGATCTCCTGGAGGAACCGGCACGGGAAGCAG ctgctggatggaaACACCAACCCCTACGACATCGTCCTGAAGGACCTGGAGCCCCCCCTCATCGCCCGCTTCATCCGCTTCATCCCTGTCACCGACCACTCCATGAACGTCTGTCTGCGTGTGGAGTTGTATGGCTGTGTCTGGCTGG ATGGGTTGGTGTCCTACAACGCTCCAGCCGGGCAGCAGCTCGTCCTTCCCGGGGGCACTGTCATCTACCTGAATGACTCTGTGTATGATGGGGCTTTTGGGTACAG CATGACCGAGGGCCTGGGCCAGCTGACAGATGGTGTGTCAGGGCTGGATGACTTCACCCAGACCCACGAGTACCACGTCTGGCCGGGCTATGACTACGTGGGCTGGCGCAACGAGAGCACAGCCGGGGGCTACGTGGAGATCACCTTTGAGTTCGACCGCATCAGGAACTTCACTGCCATGAAG GTCCACTGCAACAACATGTTTGCCAAAGGGGTGAAGATCTTCAAGGAGGTGCAGTGCTACTTCCGCTCCGACACCAGCGAATGGGAGCCCAGTGCCATCTCCTCCGTGCTGGTGCTGGATGATGTCAACCCCAGTGCCCGTTTTGTCACCGTGCCCCTGCTCCACCGCATGGCCAATGCCATCAAGTGCCAGTACTATTTTGCTGATGCCTGGATGATGTTCAGTGAGATCACCTTCCAGTCCG ATGCAGCCATGTACAACAACTCAGTGGCCCCCCCTGAGGCACCCGTGGTCCCCACCACTTATG ACCCCACACTCAAAGTTGACGACAGCAACACGCGCATCCTGATTGGGTGCCTGGTGGCAATCATCTTCATCCTGGTGGCCATCATTGTCATCATTCTCTGGAGGCAGTTCTGGCAGAAGATGCTGGAGAAG GCATCACGGAGGATGCTCGATGATGAAATGACTgtcagcctctccctgcccagcgAATCCAGCATGTTCAACCACAaccattcctcctcctccagcgAGCAGGAATCCAGCTCCACCTACGACCGGATTTTTCCCTTGGGACGTGACTACCAGGAGCCTTCCCGCCTGATCCGCAAGCTGCCGGAATTCGCCCCGGTGGAGGAGGACACAG gctgcagtgtCCCTGTGAAGCCATTCCAGGCCAGTGTCCCCGAGGGTGTCCCCCACTACGCCGAGGCCGACATCGTCAACCTGCAGGGTGTGACGGGTGGCAACACCTACTCAGTGCCAGCCCTCACCATGGACCTGCTCTCTGGCAAAGATGTAGCTGTGGAGGAATTCCCCAGGAAGCTGCTGACCTTCAAGGAGAAGCTGGGGGAAGGCCAGTTTGGAGAG GTTCACCTCTGTGAAGTCGAGGGGATAGAGAAGTTCACGGGCAAGGACTTTGCCCTGGAGGGCTTGGATGCCAGCTCCAACcaccctgtgctggtggctgtgaaGATGCTGCGAGCAGATGCCAACAAGAATGCCAG GAAtgattttctgaaggaaatcaAGATCATGTCGAGGCTGAAGGACCCCAACATCATCCGGCTGCTGGCAGTGTGCATCACGGATGATCCCCTGTGCATGATCACCGAGTACATGGAGAACGGAGACCTCAACCAGTTCCTGTCCCgccagcaggcaggcagcacccCTGGTAGCCCCACACCCACCGTCAG TCTTCCCTTGTCCCTCCCCCCCGGCAGCTACAGTGACCTGAGGTTCATGGCCACCCAGATTGCCTCTGGCATGAAGTACCTCTCCTCCCTCAACTTTGTGCACCGAGACCTGGCCACACGCAACTGCCTGGTGGGGAAGCAGTTCACCATCAAGATAGCTGATTTTGGGATGAGCAGGAACCTCTACAGCGGGGATTACTACCGCATCCAGGGGAGGGCGGTGCTTCCCATCCGCTGGATGTCCTGGGAGAGCATCCTGCTG GGCAAGTTCACGACTGCCAGCGACGTGTGGGCATTTGGTGTGACACTGTGGGAGACCTTCAccctctgcagggagcagccctaCTCCCAGCTCTCTGATGAGCAGGTCATCGAAAACACCGGGGAGTTTTTCCGGGACCAGGGCCGGCAG GACATCCATCGCCTTCTCCAGGAATCAGCCAGTGAAGAATGA
- the DDR2 gene encoding discoidin domain-containing receptor 2 isoform X2, translating to MLATPSPALLLLPPLLLLILQAARAQVNPAVCRYPLGMSGGHIPDEDISASSQWSDSTAAKYGRLDSEGGDGAWCPKIPVEPDDLKEFLQIDLQGLHFITLVGTQGRHAGGHGNEFAPMYKINYSRDGTRWISWRNRHGKQLLDGNTNPYDIVLKDLEPPLIARFIRFIPVTDHSMNVCLRVELYGCVWLDGLVSYNAPAGQQLVLPGGTVIYLNDSVYDGAFGYSMTEGLGQLTDGVSGLDDFTQTHEYHVWPGYDYVGWRNESTAGGYVEITFEFDRIRNFTAMKVHCNNMFAKGVKIFKEVQCYFRSDTSEWEPSAISSVLVLDDVNPSARFVTVPLLHRMANAIKCQYYFADAWMMFSEITFQSDAAMYNNSVAPPEAPVVPTTYDPTLKVDDSNTRILIGCLVAIIFILVAIIVIILWRQFWQKMLEKASRRMLDDEMTVSLSLPSESSMFNHNHSSSSSEQESSSTYDRIFPLGRDYQEPSRLIRKLPEFAPVEEDTGCSVPVKPFQASVPEGVPHYAEADIVNLQGVTGGNTYSVPALTMDLLSGKDVAVEEFPRKLLTFKEKLGEGQFGEVHLCEVEGIEKFTGKDFALEGLDASSNHPVLVAVKMLRADANKNARNDFLKEIKIMSRLKDPNIIRLLAVCITDDPLCMITEYMENGDLNQFLSRQQAGSTPGSPTPTVSYSDLRFMATQIASGMKYLSSLNFVHRDLATRNCLVGKQFTIKIADFGMSRNLYSGDYYRIQGRAVLPIRWMSWESILLGKFTTASDVWAFGVTLWETFTLCREQPYSQLSDEQVIENTGEFFRDQGRQTYLPQPALCPDSVYKLMLSCWRRDTKDRPSFQDIHRLLQESASEE from the exons ATGCTggccacccccagcccagccctgctgctgctgccaccactgctgctcctcatcctGCAGGCTGCAAGAGCCCAGGTCAACCCAG CCGTGTGCCGGTATCCCTTGGGAATGTCCGGCGGGCACATCCCTGATGAGGACATCTCAGCCTCCAGCCAGTGGTCTGACTCTACAGCTGCCAAGTATGGACG GCTGGACTCAGAGGGTGGTGACGGTGCCTGGTGCCCCAAGATCCCGGTGGAACCCGATGACCTGAAGGAATTCCTGCAGATCGACCTCCAAGGACTCCACTTCATCACCCTGGTGGGCACCCAGGGCCGCCACGCCGGGGGCCACGGCAACGAGTTTGCCCCCATGTATAAGATCAACTACAGCCGGGATGGCACCCGCTGGATCTCCTGGAGGAACCGGCACGGGAAGCAG ctgctggatggaaACACCAACCCCTACGACATCGTCCTGAAGGACCTGGAGCCCCCCCTCATCGCCCGCTTCATCCGCTTCATCCCTGTCACCGACCACTCCATGAACGTCTGTCTGCGTGTGGAGTTGTATGGCTGTGTCTGGCTGG ATGGGTTGGTGTCCTACAACGCTCCAGCCGGGCAGCAGCTCGTCCTTCCCGGGGGCACTGTCATCTACCTGAATGACTCTGTGTATGATGGGGCTTTTGGGTACAG CATGACCGAGGGCCTGGGCCAGCTGACAGATGGTGTGTCAGGGCTGGATGACTTCACCCAGACCCACGAGTACCACGTCTGGCCGGGCTATGACTACGTGGGCTGGCGCAACGAGAGCACAGCCGGGGGCTACGTGGAGATCACCTTTGAGTTCGACCGCATCAGGAACTTCACTGCCATGAAG GTCCACTGCAACAACATGTTTGCCAAAGGGGTGAAGATCTTCAAGGAGGTGCAGTGCTACTTCCGCTCCGACACCAGCGAATGGGAGCCCAGTGCCATCTCCTCCGTGCTGGTGCTGGATGATGTCAACCCCAGTGCCCGTTTTGTCACCGTGCCCCTGCTCCACCGCATGGCCAATGCCATCAAGTGCCAGTACTATTTTGCTGATGCCTGGATGATGTTCAGTGAGATCACCTTCCAGTCCG ATGCAGCCATGTACAACAACTCAGTGGCCCCCCCTGAGGCACCCGTGGTCCCCACCACTTATG ACCCCACACTCAAAGTTGACGACAGCAACACGCGCATCCTGATTGGGTGCCTGGTGGCAATCATCTTCATCCTGGTGGCCATCATTGTCATCATTCTCTGGAGGCAGTTCTGGCAGAAGATGCTGGAGAAG GCATCACGGAGGATGCTCGATGATGAAATGACTgtcagcctctccctgcccagcgAATCCAGCATGTTCAACCACAaccattcctcctcctccagcgAGCAGGAATCCAGCTCCACCTACGACCGGATTTTTCCCTTGGGACGTGACTACCAGGAGCCTTCCCGCCTGATCCGCAAGCTGCCGGAATTCGCCCCGGTGGAGGAGGACACAG gctgcagtgtCCCTGTGAAGCCATTCCAGGCCAGTGTCCCCGAGGGTGTCCCCCACTACGCCGAGGCCGACATCGTCAACCTGCAGGGTGTGACGGGTGGCAACACCTACTCAGTGCCAGCCCTCACCATGGACCTGCTCTCTGGCAAAGATGTAGCTGTGGAGGAATTCCCCAGGAAGCTGCTGACCTTCAAGGAGAAGCTGGGGGAAGGCCAGTTTGGAGAG GTTCACCTCTGTGAAGTCGAGGGGATAGAGAAGTTCACGGGCAAGGACTTTGCCCTGGAGGGCTTGGATGCCAGCTCCAACcaccctgtgctggtggctgtgaaGATGCTGCGAGCAGATGCCAACAAGAATGCCAG GAAtgattttctgaaggaaatcaAGATCATGTCGAGGCTGAAGGACCCCAACATCATCCGGCTGCTGGCAGTGTGCATCACGGATGATCCCCTGTGCATGATCACCGAGTACATGGAGAACGGAGACCTCAACCAGTTCCTGTCCCgccagcaggcaggcagcacccCTGGTAGCCCCACACCCACCGTCAG CTACAGTGACCTGAGGTTCATGGCCACCCAGATTGCCTCTGGCATGAAGTACCTCTCCTCCCTCAACTTTGTGCACCGAGACCTGGCCACACGCAACTGCCTGGTGGGGAAGCAGTTCACCATCAAGATAGCTGATTTTGGGATGAGCAGGAACCTCTACAGCGGGGATTACTACCGCATCCAGGGGAGGGCGGTGCTTCCCATCCGCTGGATGTCCTGGGAGAGCATCCTGCTG GGCAAGTTCACGACTGCCAGCGACGTGTGGGCATTTGGTGTGACACTGTGGGAGACCTTCAccctctgcagggagcagccctaCTCCCAGCTCTCTGATGAGCAGGTCATCGAAAACACCGGGGAGTTTTTCCGGGACCAGGGCCGGCAG acctACCTTCCCCAGCCTGCACTTTGCCCTGACTCAGTCTATAAGCTAATGCTCAGCTGCTGGAGACGGGACACTAAAGACCGTCCCTCCTTCCAGGACATCCATCGCCTTCTCCAGGAATCAGCCAGTGAAGAATGA
- the DDR2 gene encoding discoidin domain-containing receptor 2 isoform X4, which translates to MSGGHIPDEDISASSQWSDSTAAKYGRLDSEGGDGAWCPKIPVEPDDLKEFLQIDLQGLHFITLVGTQGRHAGGHGNEFAPMYKINYSRDGTRWISWRNRHGKQLLDGNTNPYDIVLKDLEPPLIARFIRFIPVTDHSMNVCLRVELYGCVWLDGLVSYNAPAGQQLVLPGGTVIYLNDSVYDGAFGYSMTEGLGQLTDGVSGLDDFTQTHEYHVWPGYDYVGWRNESTAGGYVEITFEFDRIRNFTAMKVHCNNMFAKGVKIFKEVQCYFRSDTSEWEPSAISSVLVLDDVNPSARFVTVPLLHRMANAIKCQYYFADAWMMFSEITFQSDAAMYNNSVAPPEAPVVPTTYDPTLKVDDSNTRILIGCLVAIIFILVAIIVIILWRQFWQKMLEKASRRMLDDEMTVSLSLPSESSMFNHNHSSSSSEQESSSTYDRIFPLGRDYQEPSRLIRKLPEFAPVEEDTGCSVPVKPFQASVPEGVPHYAEADIVNLQGVTGGNTYSVPALTMDLLSGKDVAVEEFPRKLLTFKEKLGEGQFGEVHLCEVEGIEKFTGKDFALEGLDASSNHPVLVAVKMLRADANKNARNDFLKEIKIMSRLKDPNIIRLLAVCITDDPLCMITEYMENGDLNQFLSRQQAGSTPGSPTPTVSLPLSLPPGSYSDLRFMATQIASGMKYLSSLNFVHRDLATRNCLVGKQFTIKIADFGMSRNLYSGDYYRIQGRAVLPIRWMSWESILLGKFTTASDVWAFGVTLWETFTLCREQPYSQLSDEQVIENTGEFFRDQGRQTYLPQPALCPDSVYKLMLSCWRRDTKDRPSFQDIHRLLQESASEE; encoded by the exons ATGTCCGGCGGGCACATCCCTGATGAGGACATCTCAGCCTCCAGCCAGTGGTCTGACTCTACAGCTGCCAAGTATGGACG GCTGGACTCAGAGGGTGGTGACGGTGCCTGGTGCCCCAAGATCCCGGTGGAACCCGATGACCTGAAGGAATTCCTGCAGATCGACCTCCAAGGACTCCACTTCATCACCCTGGTGGGCACCCAGGGCCGCCACGCCGGGGGCCACGGCAACGAGTTTGCCCCCATGTATAAGATCAACTACAGCCGGGATGGCACCCGCTGGATCTCCTGGAGGAACCGGCACGGGAAGCAG ctgctggatggaaACACCAACCCCTACGACATCGTCCTGAAGGACCTGGAGCCCCCCCTCATCGCCCGCTTCATCCGCTTCATCCCTGTCACCGACCACTCCATGAACGTCTGTCTGCGTGTGGAGTTGTATGGCTGTGTCTGGCTGG ATGGGTTGGTGTCCTACAACGCTCCAGCCGGGCAGCAGCTCGTCCTTCCCGGGGGCACTGTCATCTACCTGAATGACTCTGTGTATGATGGGGCTTTTGGGTACAG CATGACCGAGGGCCTGGGCCAGCTGACAGATGGTGTGTCAGGGCTGGATGACTTCACCCAGACCCACGAGTACCACGTCTGGCCGGGCTATGACTACGTGGGCTGGCGCAACGAGAGCACAGCCGGGGGCTACGTGGAGATCACCTTTGAGTTCGACCGCATCAGGAACTTCACTGCCATGAAG GTCCACTGCAACAACATGTTTGCCAAAGGGGTGAAGATCTTCAAGGAGGTGCAGTGCTACTTCCGCTCCGACACCAGCGAATGGGAGCCCAGTGCCATCTCCTCCGTGCTGGTGCTGGATGATGTCAACCCCAGTGCCCGTTTTGTCACCGTGCCCCTGCTCCACCGCATGGCCAATGCCATCAAGTGCCAGTACTATTTTGCTGATGCCTGGATGATGTTCAGTGAGATCACCTTCCAGTCCG ATGCAGCCATGTACAACAACTCAGTGGCCCCCCCTGAGGCACCCGTGGTCCCCACCACTTATG ACCCCACACTCAAAGTTGACGACAGCAACACGCGCATCCTGATTGGGTGCCTGGTGGCAATCATCTTCATCCTGGTGGCCATCATTGTCATCATTCTCTGGAGGCAGTTCTGGCAGAAGATGCTGGAGAAG GCATCACGGAGGATGCTCGATGATGAAATGACTgtcagcctctccctgcccagcgAATCCAGCATGTTCAACCACAaccattcctcctcctccagcgAGCAGGAATCCAGCTCCACCTACGACCGGATTTTTCCCTTGGGACGTGACTACCAGGAGCCTTCCCGCCTGATCCGCAAGCTGCCGGAATTCGCCCCGGTGGAGGAGGACACAG gctgcagtgtCCCTGTGAAGCCATTCCAGGCCAGTGTCCCCGAGGGTGTCCCCCACTACGCCGAGGCCGACATCGTCAACCTGCAGGGTGTGACGGGTGGCAACACCTACTCAGTGCCAGCCCTCACCATGGACCTGCTCTCTGGCAAAGATGTAGCTGTGGAGGAATTCCCCAGGAAGCTGCTGACCTTCAAGGAGAAGCTGGGGGAAGGCCAGTTTGGAGAG GTTCACCTCTGTGAAGTCGAGGGGATAGAGAAGTTCACGGGCAAGGACTTTGCCCTGGAGGGCTTGGATGCCAGCTCCAACcaccctgtgctggtggctgtgaaGATGCTGCGAGCAGATGCCAACAAGAATGCCAG GAAtgattttctgaaggaaatcaAGATCATGTCGAGGCTGAAGGACCCCAACATCATCCGGCTGCTGGCAGTGTGCATCACGGATGATCCCCTGTGCATGATCACCGAGTACATGGAGAACGGAGACCTCAACCAGTTCCTGTCCCgccagcaggcaggcagcacccCTGGTAGCCCCACACCCACCGTCAG TCTTCCCTTGTCCCTCCCCCCCGGCAGCTACAGTGACCTGAGGTTCATGGCCACCCAGATTGCCTCTGGCATGAAGTACCTCTCCTCCCTCAACTTTGTGCACCGAGACCTGGCCACACGCAACTGCCTGGTGGGGAAGCAGTTCACCATCAAGATAGCTGATTTTGGGATGAGCAGGAACCTCTACAGCGGGGATTACTACCGCATCCAGGGGAGGGCGGTGCTTCCCATCCGCTGGATGTCCTGGGAGAGCATCCTGCTG GGCAAGTTCACGACTGCCAGCGACGTGTGGGCATTTGGTGTGACACTGTGGGAGACCTTCAccctctgcagggagcagccctaCTCCCAGCTCTCTGATGAGCAGGTCATCGAAAACACCGGGGAGTTTTTCCGGGACCAGGGCCGGCAG acctACCTTCCCCAGCCTGCACTTTGCCCTGACTCAGTCTATAAGCTAATGCTCAGCTGCTGGAGACGGGACACTAAAGACCGTCCCTCCTTCCAGGACATCCATCGCCTTCTCCAGGAATCAGCCAGTGAAGAATGA